A section of the Salvelinus fontinalis isolate EN_2023a chromosome 33, ASM2944872v1, whole genome shotgun sequence genome encodes:
- the LOC129832264 gene encoding ras-related protein ORAB-1-like, which produces MNPEYDYLFKLLLIGDSGVGKSCLLLRFADDTYTESYISTIGVDFKIRTIEMDGKTVKLQIWDTAGQERFRTITSSYYRGAHGIIIVYDVTDQESFNNVKQWLEEIDRYACENVSKLLVGNKCDLVSKKVVDSATGQKFASSLKIPFLETSAKNADNVEKSFLTMASEIQKRVGSDGVQSEAAKVGNKINSAPLWPGGKDEAAAEGNSCC; this is translated from the exons ATGAATCCTGAATA CGACTACCTGTTCAAACTGCTTCTTATTGGAGACTCTGGTGTCGGCAAGTCTTGCCTGCTCTTGCGGTTTGCG GATGACACCTACACAGAGAGCTACATCAGCACAATCGGGGTGGACTTTAAGATCAGAACCATTGAAATGGATGGGAAGACTGTCAAACTGCAAATT TgggacacagctggacaagagaGGTTCCGGACCATCACATCCAGCTACTACAGAGGAGCACATGGGATCATCATTGTGTATGATGTCACTGATCAG GAGTCCTTTAACAACGTGAAACAGTGGTTGGAGGAGATTGACCGCTATGCGTGTGAAAATGTCTCCAAATTGCTTGTGGGAAACAAGTGTGACTTGGTCTCTAAAAAGGTAGTGGACTCTGCCACTGGTCAA AAATTTGCCTCATCCCTAAAGATTCCATTCCTGGAGACCAGTGCAAAGAATGCTGATAATGTAGAGAAATCATTTTTAACCATGGCCTCTGAAATACAGAAGCGTGTTGGAAGTGATGGTGTTCAAAGTGAGGCTGCTAAAGTGGGCAACAAGATAAACAGTGCACCCCTTTGGCCCGGGGGGAAAGACGAGGCTGCTGCAGAGGGGAATTCTTGTTGCTAG
- the LOC129832262 gene encoding uncharacterized protein LOC129832262 isoform X2, with protein MATGKFNQGASSDLRKRTWADIAICINNISECQREVMEIVKKWADLKCDAKRRMVAMRGPNGVRISQNLSPVERMVHEILATSPPNKATMGSMNHEPEENDFGDMSEMSTRSSGTSNGMAGLHHMGMPGTTPHAMGLSMSPFTTQDKDIGMFSRMPFGRDPSQSFHDFSFMTPVDEDNSLGFEDLEEDLRHMDSFRPPAEPRRTYSRFAASSTAVSSSMATSSSSLPAPSSSFLPAPPSSSTSPGSVMGQGAIRKQLAHSASLSLKEQKATTALLGAVSGSLEALAQSVQQLVESQQEFVRDSLEMQRETVSVLRDFSTNALALLRDKVNGHPPS; from the exons ATGGCCACAGGCAAGTTCAACCAAGGCGCCTCGTCAGACCTGAGGAAGCGAACATGGGCGGACATCGCGATTTGCATCAACAATATCAGCGAGTGCCAACGGGAGGTCATGGAGATCGTCAAGAAGTGGGCGGACCTAAAGTGCGACGCCAAGCGCAGGATGGTGGCCATGCGAGGGCCTAATGGCGTCCGTATCTCCCAGAACCTGTCGCCGGTGGAGAGAATGGTGCACGAAATACTAGCCACGTCCCCTCCGAACAAGGCCACCATGGGCAGTATGAATCATGAACCTGAGGAGAATGACTTTGGTGACATGTCAGAAATGTCGACTCGCTCCTCTGGCACCTCTAATGGTATGGCTGGCCTTCATCATATGGGTATGCCCGGCACCACCCCCCACGCCATGGGCTTGTCTATGTCACCTTTCACAACTCAAGATAAAGATATTGGCATGTTTTCTCGGATGCCATTTGGCC GGGATCCTTCTCAGTCGTTTCATGATTTTTCATTCATGACACCAGTCGATGAAG ACAACAGTCTAGGATTTGAGGACCTAGAAGAGGACCTGCGGCACATGGACTCCTTCCGCCCTCCTGCTGAACCTCGTCGCACCTACTCCAGATTCGCCGCCTCTTCCACCGCTGTGTCTTCCTCCATGGCTACTTCCTCGTCCTCCCTCCCAgctccctcctcttcctttctccctgctcctccctcctcttctacctCTCCAGGGTCAGTCATGGGGCAGGGGGCAATCCGGAAGCAGCTAGCCCACAGTGCCTCCCTCAGTCTCAAGGAGCAGAAGGCCACTACTGCCCTGCTAGGGGCCGTGTCGGGGTCTCTGGAGGCCTTGGCCCAGTCCGTGCAGCAGCTGGTGGAGTCGCAGCAGGAGTTTGTACGCGACTCCCTGGAGATGCAGCGAGAGACTGTGAGCGTCTTGCGAGACTTCTCCACCAATGCCCTGGCTCTCCTGCGGGACAAGGTCAATGGCCACCCGCCTTCTTAA
- the LOC129832262 gene encoding uncharacterized protein LOC129832262 isoform X1, translated as MNFKFTYSEIEELGGNLPMKKRKSRFTFDEVHLLLSEVKRNRHILVSKFNQGASSDLRKRTWADIAICINNISECQREVMEIVKKWADLKCDAKRRMVAMRGPNGVRISQNLSPVERMVHEILATSPPNKATMGSMNHEPEENDFGDMSEMSTRSSGTSNGMAGLHHMGMPGTTPHAMGLSMSPFTTQDKDIGMFSRMPFGRDPSQSFHDFSFMTPVDEDNSLGFEDLEEDLRHMDSFRPPAEPRRTYSRFAASSTAVSSSMATSSSSLPAPSSSFLPAPPSSSTSPGSVMGQGAIRKQLAHSASLSLKEQKATTALLGAVSGSLEALAQSVQQLVESQQEFVRDSLEMQRETVSVLRDFSTNALALLRDKVNGHPPS; from the exons ATGAATTTCAAATTCACCTATAGCGAAATAGAGGAACTTGGGGGCAACTTGCCCATGAAGAAAAGGAAGTCACGCTTCACCTTCGATGAAGTCCATCTGTTGCTGTCTGAGGTCAAAAGAAACAGGCACATCCTCGTAA GCAAGTTCAACCAAGGCGCCTCGTCAGACCTGAGGAAGCGAACATGGGCGGACATCGCGATTTGCATCAACAATATCAGCGAGTGCCAACGGGAGGTCATGGAGATCGTCAAGAAGTGGGCGGACCTAAAGTGCGACGCCAAGCGCAGGATGGTGGCCATGCGAGGGCCTAATGGCGTCCGTATCTCCCAGAACCTGTCGCCGGTGGAGAGAATGGTGCACGAAATACTAGCCACGTCCCCTCCGAACAAGGCCACCATGGGCAGTATGAATCATGAACCTGAGGAGAATGACTTTGGTGACATGTCAGAAATGTCGACTCGCTCCTCTGGCACCTCTAATGGTATGGCTGGCCTTCATCATATGGGTATGCCCGGCACCACCCCCCACGCCATGGGCTTGTCTATGTCACCTTTCACAACTCAAGATAAAGATATTGGCATGTTTTCTCGGATGCCATTTGGCC GGGATCCTTCTCAGTCGTTTCATGATTTTTCATTCATGACACCAGTCGATGAAG ACAACAGTCTAGGATTTGAGGACCTAGAAGAGGACCTGCGGCACATGGACTCCTTCCGCCCTCCTGCTGAACCTCGTCGCACCTACTCCAGATTCGCCGCCTCTTCCACCGCTGTGTCTTCCTCCATGGCTACTTCCTCGTCCTCCCTCCCAgctccctcctcttcctttctccctgctcctccctcctcttctacctCTCCAGGGTCAGTCATGGGGCAGGGGGCAATCCGGAAGCAGCTAGCCCACAGTGCCTCCCTCAGTCTCAAGGAGCAGAAGGCCACTACTGCCCTGCTAGGGGCCGTGTCGGGGTCTCTGGAGGCCTTGGCCCAGTCCGTGCAGCAGCTGGTGGAGTCGCAGCAGGAGTTTGTACGCGACTCCCTGGAGATGCAGCGAGAGACTGTGAGCGTCTTGCGAGACTTCTCCACCAATGCCCTGGCTCTCCTGCGGGACAAGGTCAATGGCCACCCGCCTTCTTAA
- the LOC129832260 gene encoding mitochondrial import inner membrane translocase subunit TIM50 isoform X2, whose protein sequence is MIIEPTSPKLLPDPLREPYYQPPYTLVLELTDVLLHPEWSLATGWRFKKRPGIDYLFQQLAPLYEIVIFTAETGMTAYPLIDSIDPQGFVMYRLFRDATRYVEGHHVKDVSCLNRDTSKVIVVDCKREAFSLQPFNGMALTKWDGNSEDRTLYDLAHFLKTIALSGVDDVRSVLENYALEDDPVEAFKRRQAQLAQEEEQRLAELTKQKKQGMSLGSIAGRFWRSKQE, encoded by the exons ATGATCATTGAGCCCACGAGCCCCAAGCTGCTTCCTGACCCCCTGAGGGAGCCCTACTACCAGCCTCCCTACACCCTGGTCCTGGAGCTCACAGATGTCCTGCTGCACCCCGAGTGGTCG CTGGCTACAGGCTGGCGCTTCAAGAAGAGGCCAGGCATCGACTACCtgttccagcagctagccccTCTCTACGAGATAGTCATCTTCACTGCAGAAACAGGCATG ACGGCGTACCCTCTGATTGACAGCATCGACCCCCAGGGCTTTGTCATGTACCGCCTCTTCAGGGACGCCACGCGTTACGTGGAGGGACATCACGTCaag GACGTGTCGTGTCTGAACCGGGACACCTCCAAGGTGATAGTGGTGGACTGTAAGAGGGAAGCCTTCAGCCTGCAGCCTTTCAACGGCATGGCTCTGACGAAATGGGACGGCAACTCAGAGGACCGAACACTCTACGACCTAGCTCATTTTCTcaaga CCATTGCTCTCAGTGGAGTGGATGACGTCCGCTCTGTCCTGGAGAACTATGCACTGGAAGATGACCCCGTAGAGGCCTTCAAACGCAGACAAGCGCAGCTAGCACAG gaggaggagcagaggttGGCAGAGCTGACCAAGCAGAAGAAGCAGGGCATGTCTTTGGGCTCCATCGCCGGAAGGTTCTGGCGTTCCAAACAAGAGTGA
- the LOC129832260 gene encoding mitochondrial import inner membrane translocase subunit TIM50 isoform X1, giving the protein MFNGSFPFKMSTTSMFPMCVRASRGLLTLRSWSRRGSTPAVVDLIRAISTEKPTGEGSATGGLAQAVLQERLKQQQKSQGQLPPEGDGDSEQKQDQGEDKKRKENTAYAKKMVMRLAGLMGVGGAVGMVYVFGSNSVDEQGNTIPDEFDNDAPVIQQLRRTLKYFQDYRQMIIEPTSPKLLPDPLREPYYQPPYTLVLELTDVLLHPEWSLATGWRFKKRPGIDYLFQQLAPLYEIVIFTAETGMTAYPLIDSIDPQGFVMYRLFRDATRYVEGHHVKDVSCLNRDTSKVIVVDCKREAFSLQPFNGMALTKWDGNSEDRTLYDLAHFLKTIALSGVDDVRSVLENYALEDDPVEAFKRRQAQLAQEEEQRLAELTKQKKQGMSLGSIAGRFWRSKQE; this is encoded by the exons ATGTTCAACGGCTCTTTCCCATTCAAGATGTCGACGACGTCGATGTTCCCCATGTGTGTCCGGGCGAGTAGGGGCCTCCTCACGCTCAGGAGCTGGAGCAGACGTGGTTCAACCCCTGCAGTGGTGGACTTGATTCGGGCAATTTCCACGGAGAAGCCAACAGGAGAGGGCAGTGCTACAGGTGGACTCGCTCAAGCAGTCTTGCAAGAGAGGCTTAAGCAGCAACAGAAGAGTCAG GGCCAGCTCCCTCCAGAAGGGGATGGGGACTCGGAACAGAAGCAGGACCAGGGAGAGGACAAGAAACGGAAGGAGAACACAGCCTATGCCAAGAAGATGGTGATGCGGCTAGCAGGCCTGATGGGGGTAGGGGGTGCGGTCGGCATGGTGTACGTATTCG GTAGCAATTCAGTGGATGAACAAGGAAACACG ATTCCAGATGAGTTTGACAACG ACGCACCGGTTATCCAGCAGTTGAGAAGGACGTTGAAGTATTTCCAAGACTACAGACAG ATGATCATTGAGCCCACGAGCCCCAAGCTGCTTCCTGACCCCCTGAGGGAGCCCTACTACCAGCCTCCCTACACCCTGGTCCTGGAGCTCACAGATGTCCTGCTGCACCCCGAGTGGTCG CTGGCTACAGGCTGGCGCTTCAAGAAGAGGCCAGGCATCGACTACCtgttccagcagctagccccTCTCTACGAGATAGTCATCTTCACTGCAGAAACAGGCATG ACGGCGTACCCTCTGATTGACAGCATCGACCCCCAGGGCTTTGTCATGTACCGCCTCTTCAGGGACGCCACGCGTTACGTGGAGGGACATCACGTCaag GACGTGTCGTGTCTGAACCGGGACACCTCCAAGGTGATAGTGGTGGACTGTAAGAGGGAAGCCTTCAGCCTGCAGCCTTTCAACGGCATGGCTCTGACGAAATGGGACGGCAACTCAGAGGACCGAACACTCTACGACCTAGCTCATTTTCTcaaga CCATTGCTCTCAGTGGAGTGGATGACGTCCGCTCTGTCCTGGAGAACTATGCACTGGAAGATGACCCCGTAGAGGCCTTCAAACGCAGACAAGCGCAGCTAGCACAG gaggaggagcagaggttGGCAGAGCTGACCAAGCAGAAGAAGCAGGGCATGTCTTTGGGCTCCATCGCCGGAAGGTTCTGGCGTTCCAAACAAGAGTGA